One window from the genome of Enterobacter asburiae encodes:
- the zorB1 gene encoding type I Zorya anti-phage system protein ZorB1, giving the protein MFGNAFGVKKRRSDEAEKPFWISYADLMTAMMVLFLVVMVASLSSVTQRIQRAEQGEKVRGQDIARLCERLELHARSVNKTIVVDCHDNRISFGEAGRFDHNRFFLNAEGQKALQDVVPLVLEASDSDEGKKWFKQIVIEGFTDTDGSYLYNLHLSLQRSEWVMCSLLDSRSPLQKSISAEQQIQIRKLFLAGGVSFNNAKESKEASRRVELRMQFFGLKDKHDAADEVDFPPVVNKEVCQLVMPQ; this is encoded by the coding sequence ATGTTTGGGAATGCATTTGGCGTTAAAAAGCGCCGCAGTGATGAAGCTGAGAAGCCCTTCTGGATTTCTTACGCCGATCTGATGACCGCTATGATGGTGTTATTTCTGGTGGTGATGGTCGCGTCGCTAAGCTCCGTTACACAACGCATTCAACGCGCGGAGCAAGGGGAAAAAGTCAGGGGGCAGGACATCGCCAGATTATGTGAGCGCCTGGAGCTGCATGCCCGCAGTGTAAACAAAACTATCGTGGTAGATTGCCACGATAACCGCATCAGCTTTGGTGAAGCTGGTCGTTTCGACCACAACCGTTTTTTCCTGAATGCTGAAGGGCAAAAAGCATTACAGGATGTCGTTCCGCTGGTGCTGGAGGCATCCGACAGTGACGAAGGCAAAAAGTGGTTTAAGCAAATCGTCATTGAAGGATTTACCGACACCGACGGTTCGTACCTTTACAACCTGCATCTCTCCCTGCAGCGCTCTGAGTGGGTGATGTGCAGTTTGCTCGATAGCCGCAGTCCTCTGCAAAAAAGCATTTCTGCAGAACAGCAGATCCAAATCCGTAAGCTTTTCCTTGCGGGGGGCGTCTCATTTAATAACGCGAAAGAGAGCAAAGAAGCCAGCCGCCGCGTCGAGTTGCGTATGCAGTTTTTCGGGCTGAAAGATAAGCATGATGCCGCAGACGAGGTGGATTTCCCGCCTGTTGTGAATAAAGAAGTTTGCCAGTTGGTAATGCCGCAATGA
- a CDS encoding class I SAM-dependent DNA methyltransferase — MNNAEQQFLNELDNKFWKAADKLRANMDAANYKHVVLGLIFLKYVSDAFEARQQELITLFRDVGNPDNIYAMSREDYESDEEYAQAIADELEVEDYYTEKNIFWVPKAARWDTLKNKAMLPTGTVLWVDETTGKDVTLRSVSWLVDNALDEIEKTNPKLKGILNRISQYQLGNEVLTGLINTFSDANFSNPEYNGEKLNLKSKDILGHVYEYFLGQFALAEGKQGGQYYTPKSIVTLIVEMLQPYNGRVYDPAMGSGGFFVSSDRFIEEHAGEKQYNAAEQKQKISVYGQESNPTTWKLAAMNMAIRGIDFNFGSKNADTLLDDQHPDLRADFVMANPPFNMKEWWSAKLENDVRWKYGTPPQGNANFAWMQHMIHHLAPKGSMALLLANGSMSSNTNNEGEIRRNLIEADLVECMVALPGQLFTNTQIPACIWFLTKDKTGGNGKAHRKGEVLFIDARKIGFMKDRVLRDFSREDIAKIADTFHKWQTDKEYEDEAGFCFSATLEDIQKNDFVLTPGRYVGAAEQDEDDEPFTEKMARLTAQLKEQLEESAKLEAQIKANLGGLGYEF; from the coding sequence ATGAACAACGCCGAACAACAGTTCCTGAACGAGCTGGATAATAAATTCTGGAAGGCCGCCGACAAGCTGCGCGCCAATATGGATGCCGCCAACTACAAGCATGTGGTACTGGGGCTCATCTTCCTGAAGTATGTGTCCGATGCCTTTGAGGCCCGTCAGCAGGAGCTCATCACCCTGTTCCGCGATGTCGGTAACCCGGACAACATCTACGCCATGTCGCGGGAGGATTATGAGTCCGACGAAGAGTACGCACAGGCGATTGCCGATGAACTGGAGGTGGAAGATTACTACACCGAAAAGAACATCTTCTGGGTACCGAAAGCTGCGCGCTGGGACACGCTGAAAAACAAAGCCATGCTGCCAACCGGCACCGTGCTGTGGGTAGATGAAACCACCGGAAAGGATGTGACGTTGCGTTCCGTGTCTTGGTTGGTGGATAACGCGCTCGATGAAATCGAAAAAACCAACCCGAAGCTGAAAGGCATTTTGAACCGCATCAGCCAGTATCAGTTGGGCAACGAGGTGTTAACCGGGCTGATTAATACCTTCTCTGATGCCAACTTCAGCAATCCGGAATATAACGGCGAGAAGCTCAACTTAAAGAGCAAAGATATTCTCGGCCACGTCTACGAATATTTCCTCGGTCAGTTCGCGCTGGCGGAAGGCAAACAAGGCGGCCAGTATTACACGCCAAAAAGCATCGTTACCCTGATTGTCGAAATGCTCCAGCCTTACAACGGCCGTGTATATGACCCGGCGATGGGCTCAGGTGGATTTTTCGTATCCAGCGACCGCTTTATTGAAGAGCACGCGGGCGAAAAACAGTACAACGCCGCCGAGCAGAAACAGAAAATCTCCGTCTACGGCCAGGAATCCAACCCGACCACCTGGAAACTGGCGGCGATGAACATGGCAATCCGTGGCATCGACTTTAACTTCGGCAGCAAAAACGCCGATACCCTGCTGGACGACCAGCACCCGGATCTGCGCGCCGACTTCGTGATGGCTAACCCGCCGTTCAACATGAAGGAGTGGTGGAGCGCGAAGCTTGAAAACGACGTGCGCTGGAAATACGGCACTCCGCCGCAGGGTAACGCCAACTTTGCGTGGATGCAGCACATGATCCACCACCTGGCCCCGAAAGGTTCGATGGCGCTGCTGCTGGCCAACGGTTCGATGAGTTCCAACACCAACAACGAAGGCGAGATCCGCCGCAACCTGATCGAAGCCGATCTGGTTGAGTGTATGGTCGCGCTGCCAGGGCAACTCTTTACCAACACCCAAATCCCGGCCTGTATCTGGTTCCTGACCAAAGACAAAACCGGCGGCAACGGCAAAGCGCACCGCAAAGGCGAAGTCCTGTTCATTGATGCCCGTAAGATTGGCTTTATGAAAGACCGCGTGTTGCGTGATTTCAGCCGCGAGGATATCGCCAAAATTGCCGACACCTTCCACAAATGGCAGACGGATAAAGAGTACGAAGACGAAGCCGGGTTCTGCTTCTCGGCAACGCTGGAAGACATCCAGAAAAACGACTTTGTGCTGACCCCAGGGCGCTACGTTGGTGCCGCCGAGCAGGATGAAGATGATGAACCTTTTACCGAGAAGATGGCACGACTGACCGCGCAGCTGAAAGAGCAGCTGGAAGAGAGTGCGAAGCTGGAAGCACAGATTAAGGCAAATCTGGGGGGGCTGGGTTATGAGTTTTGA
- a CDS encoding restriction endonuclease subunit S has protein sequence MSFDISVPKGWQLVKLSDLGEVNRGKSKHRPRDADFLYGGKYPFIQTGDVKASNGRINSFNQTYSNEGLKQSRLWPVDTMCITIAANIAETGVLQFSACFPDSVIGFIADKTKCDVYFIEYMFRLLKAKIKVQANGSVQDNINLQTLERIHFPIPDLVTQKKIAQALGVLDDKIVQNNQMNQTLEQMAQALFKSWFVDFEPVKAKIAVLEAGGSQEDATLAAMTAISGKDADALAIFEREQPEQYAELKATAELFPSAMLESELGAVPEGWMSASLGSILEPKKGKNITKKTIEEGDVPVVAGGLAPAYYHSKCNVTGPVITISASGANAGFVNLYHCDIWASDCSYINKTQTHFVYCFYTFLKIKQEEITHMQQGAAQPHVYPKDLMRLGIVVPTMALWKRLEEILNSTYGQIGVHLNQNMYLESLRDTLLPKLLSGEITLPEAERAVSEAENV, from the coding sequence ATGAGTTTTGATATTTCGGTCCCTAAAGGATGGCAATTAGTAAAGCTTAGTGACTTGGGTGAAGTTAACAGAGGTAAATCTAAACACAGACCTCGGGACGCAGATTTTTTATATGGAGGAAAATATCCATTTATTCAAACAGGAGACGTGAAAGCCTCTAACGGAAGAATAAATTCGTTTAATCAAACCTATAGTAACGAAGGGTTAAAACAAAGCCGTTTGTGGCCAGTTGATACTATGTGTATTACTATTGCAGCTAATATTGCAGAAACAGGTGTGTTACAATTTTCTGCATGTTTTCCTGACAGCGTTATTGGCTTTATTGCAGATAAAACAAAATGTGATGTTTATTTCATAGAGTACATGTTTCGATTGCTTAAAGCTAAAATTAAAGTTCAGGCCAATGGTAGTGTTCAAGATAACATTAACTTACAAACATTGGAACGAATTCATTTTCCTATTCCTGACTTAGTTACGCAGAAAAAAATTGCCCAAGCACTAGGTGTTCTTGACGATAAAATTGTTCAAAATAATCAAATGAACCAAACCCTCGAACAAATGGCGCAAGCCCTGTTCAAAAGCTGGTTTGTCGATTTTGAACCGGTAAAAGCCAAAATCGCGGTGCTGGAAGCGGGCGGTTCGCAGGAAGACGCGACGCTTGCCGCTATGACGGCGATTTCCGGGAAAGATGCCGATGCGCTGGCGATTTTTGAGCGTGAACAACCTGAACAATATGCCGAGTTAAAAGCCACGGCAGAGCTGTTTCCGTCTGCGATGCTTGAGAGTGAGTTGGGAGCGGTTCCTGAAGGGTGGATGTCAGCAAGTTTGGGCTCAATACTTGAACCCAAGAAAGGAAAGAATATAACTAAAAAAACCATCGAAGAGGGTGATGTTCCTGTCGTTGCTGGCGGTTTGGCTCCTGCTTACTACCATAGCAAGTGTAATGTTACTGGGCCTGTAATAACGATAAGTGCTTCAGGAGCTAATGCTGGTTTTGTCAATTTATATCATTGCGATATTTGGGCTTCAGACTGTTCATATATAAATAAAACCCAAACACACTTTGTTTATTGTTTTTATACTTTTCTCAAAATCAAGCAAGAAGAAATTACACATATGCAGCAAGGTGCAGCCCAGCCTCATGTTTATCCTAAAGACTTAATGAGATTGGGCATCGTTGTTCCTACAATGGCGCTATGGAAAAGGTTAGAGGAAATTCTAAACAGCACCTACGGGCAGATTGGCGTTCATTTAAATCAAAATATGTACTTAGAGTCGCTCCGAGATACCCTCCTTCCCAAACTCCTCTCCGGCGAAATCACCCTGCCGGAAGCCGAGCGGGCGGTAAGCGAGGCGGAAAATGTATAA
- the zorC gene encoding type I Zorya anti-phage system protein ZorC → MTPALSSLSQRIAAKLSSSQQEEHYLRNDFHALASAGREMEKRFDKAEKIPTPPHEMRLAALRRFRLAEELTEREWRMVFYGLADGDPQHPGQPVLLEDDAFFPKINSAIEKRIEAKTLKRRDWAALCSSYFAYRHESPETNPHWCVLRGHIAKGYFVVKAAIRREKSWMKTIEFYHDIFTPKAGGVISQQLLSGESNSLSSLEKIAQIPDSSWLWKRIFTVLLAQLDTLDDPHFLEKISWLLGLAAQWVRFRDDIMTATLTRYYHSTYRDQAHSALKQAALEYWDNPQLKSQQNKWHQYVSEPVAAMVRGWLAKQDLMHFFELLRGNGDVDQARLHYWLRFANQMGFTRIVMGPDAWQDRGSDFVKFREENRGRLSHLRGGRSFDNAMIMQINDYIFVEFSGTGNAMYAYRIGEAPFNPESGALEINVHLKSQGRCILRLPHAPRAEGYNKIRITGWMLKYDDELRQLGIRWMAEEPVKFIDKKAPSPASVSDIKIINPLRDTAIQRLVENTSCIVSDNRQKGGVLSVQLKASDDITERELLRLGFTPVTKEPHRYWIK, encoded by the coding sequence ATGACGCCCGCGTTGAGTTCTCTATCGCAGCGCATCGCAGCGAAGCTCTCTTCCAGCCAGCAGGAGGAGCATTATCTACGCAATGATTTCCACGCGCTGGCTTCTGCTGGCCGCGAGATGGAAAAGCGATTTGATAAAGCAGAGAAAATCCCCACCCCGCCGCATGAAATGCGGCTGGCGGCGCTGCGTCGTTTTCGTCTTGCAGAAGAACTGACCGAACGTGAGTGGCGAATGGTGTTTTATGGCCTCGCCGATGGTGACCCACAACATCCAGGCCAACCGGTATTACTCGAAGATGATGCGTTCTTCCCCAAAATAAACAGTGCAATAGAAAAAAGAATAGAAGCCAAAACGCTGAAACGTCGGGACTGGGCAGCACTCTGTTCAAGCTATTTTGCCTACAGGCATGAGTCTCCTGAAACGAACCCGCACTGGTGTGTGCTACGCGGGCATATTGCCAAAGGCTACTTCGTGGTGAAAGCGGCTATCCGCAGAGAAAAATCGTGGATGAAAACCATTGAGTTTTATCACGACATTTTTACGCCTAAGGCTGGCGGTGTGATATCCCAACAGTTGCTTTCCGGTGAAAGTAACTCTTTATCATCATTAGAAAAAATAGCGCAAATCCCCGATAGCAGCTGGTTGTGGAAACGTATTTTCACCGTATTGCTGGCGCAGCTTGATACTCTGGACGATCCTCATTTTCTGGAAAAAATCAGTTGGCTATTAGGACTGGCGGCGCAGTGGGTGCGTTTTCGTGATGACATTATGACGGCGACACTGACCCGCTATTACCATTCAACCTATCGCGATCAAGCGCATTCCGCCCTGAAACAGGCCGCCCTGGAATACTGGGATAACCCTCAGCTCAAGAGTCAGCAGAACAAGTGGCATCAGTATGTTTCTGAGCCTGTCGCTGCAATGGTGCGTGGCTGGTTAGCAAAACAGGACCTGATGCACTTCTTTGAACTGCTTCGCGGCAATGGCGATGTCGATCAGGCAAGGCTGCATTATTGGCTACGTTTCGCGAATCAGATGGGATTCACCCGTATCGTGATGGGGCCAGATGCCTGGCAAGATCGTGGAAGCGATTTTGTGAAATTCCGCGAGGAGAATCGTGGGAGGCTAAGCCATCTACGCGGTGGACGTAGTTTCGATAACGCTATGATCATGCAGATTAACGATTATATCTTCGTTGAATTCTCCGGGACGGGAAACGCGATGTATGCCTATCGCATCGGCGAAGCTCCATTTAATCCTGAGTCTGGAGCTCTGGAAATCAACGTTCACTTAAAAAGCCAGGGACGCTGTATTTTGAGACTACCACATGCTCCTCGAGCCGAAGGCTATAACAAAATCCGCATCACCGGCTGGATGCTGAAATATGACGATGAATTACGTCAGCTGGGTATCCGCTGGATGGCTGAAGAACCCGTCAAATTTATAGATAAAAAAGCGCCCTCACCCGCCTCGGTATCTGACATCAAAATCATCAATCCATTGCGGGATACAGCAATACAGCGCCTGGTTGAAAATACCTCATGCATCGTCAGTGATAACCGACAAAAAGGTGGCGTGCTGTCTGTCCAGCTCAAAGCATCTGACGATATAACAGAAAGAGAGTTGCTTCGACTCGGGTTCACCCCTGTAACTAAAGAACCGCATCGCTACTGGATTAAATAA
- the zorA1 gene encoding type I Zorya anti-phage system protein ZorA1 produces the protein MSWLNSFLVTLTSVEPHNVPFTVISIVSLAVACFIFFYLFRAINIVNSLKKYTQSINSIESNSPEEQLAHLQNLFKRPELKHAWNEFEESLHPQSELEGGEEKIVRIRATAPSSSYFSEQQLVDIPLNTEFFKHLPGILTGVGIIGTFYGLMIGLNHFDPSTPEQVTSSVNNLLHDVLYAFLGSAVAIAASIFVTWLEKLSIAKCYKYLEKFTAAIDKLYVSGVGEEYLASLVKSSNESATQARHLKESLVTDLRDMLLHLAESQKVENERLANTLSNTYRESGAQFADQVSGAIENSLKSPLDKIAGAVQTASGDQSGMVQNILQDVLTAFMAKLDTTFGQQFTNLNEMMGQTVGAIQTMQSGFSALLQDMRQVSDDSRQGSAQLIEQLLSEMKSGQQAIQAGMNDMLTSLQASVAKIGAEGEGAGERMARQLEKMFADSEAREKAQAEHMSAFIEAIQNSVQQGQSATMEKMATSVEALGEQLGSLFGQIDKGQQQISANQQANQQSLHEQTQRVMSEVDDQIKQLIETVASQHQATTETLNKFAEQTNRQIQDMQSGADKMRVAAERFEHAGDKVSEANHLTADVLNKAQSAGSSLSLATSELTSVVSDYRNNREAVSKSIAMLELLAANTQSEQTTRSQFITDLKQHAERLQSYNREAQTFMENVSDVLGKGFEDFSEGVSRSLDKTLGKLDVEMAKASNLLAGSVEQIGESVSELDDVLSRVRA, from the coding sequence ATGTCCTGGCTTAATTCATTTTTAGTGACGCTTACATCTGTGGAGCCCCATAATGTGCCCTTCACCGTAATCAGCATCGTGAGCCTGGCCGTTGCCTGCTTTATTTTCTTTTATTTATTCCGGGCCATTAACATTGTTAACAGCCTGAAAAAATACACCCAATCAATTAATAGCATTGAAAGCAATTCCCCAGAGGAACAGCTTGCCCATCTTCAAAATCTCTTTAAGCGCCCTGAACTCAAACACGCGTGGAATGAGTTTGAAGAGTCGTTACACCCGCAGAGTGAGCTGGAAGGTGGAGAAGAAAAAATCGTCCGCATTCGTGCCACGGCGCCAAGCTCGAGCTACTTCTCTGAGCAACAGTTAGTCGATATTCCACTCAATACTGAATTCTTCAAACACCTGCCCGGTATTCTGACCGGCGTGGGGATTATCGGTACGTTTTACGGCCTGATGATTGGCCTTAACCACTTCGACCCCAGTACTCCCGAGCAGGTGACCAGCAGCGTCAATAATTTGCTGCACGATGTGTTGTACGCATTCCTTGGCTCTGCCGTGGCTATTGCCGCCTCTATTTTCGTCACCTGGCTGGAAAAACTGTCCATCGCCAAGTGCTATAAGTATCTCGAAAAATTTACCGCCGCTATCGACAAGCTCTACGTTAGCGGTGTGGGCGAGGAATACCTCGCCTCGCTGGTGAAATCCAGCAACGAAAGCGCTACCCAGGCGCGCCACCTGAAAGAAAGCCTGGTCACCGATCTTCGCGATATGCTGCTGCATCTTGCCGAAAGCCAGAAAGTTGAAAATGAACGCCTCGCGAATACATTAAGCAACACCTACCGAGAATCTGGCGCACAGTTTGCTGATCAGGTGAGTGGTGCGATCGAGAATAGCCTGAAGTCACCGCTGGATAAAATTGCGGGTGCGGTTCAGACCGCCAGCGGCGATCAAAGCGGCATGGTGCAGAACATACTGCAGGATGTGCTGACCGCATTTATGGCGAAGCTCGATACCACCTTTGGCCAGCAGTTTACCAACCTTAACGAGATGATGGGACAAACCGTCGGGGCTATCCAGACGATGCAAAGCGGCTTCTCCGCTCTGCTGCAGGATATGCGTCAGGTCAGCGACGATTCCCGCCAGGGTAGCGCGCAGTTAATTGAACAACTCCTCTCTGAAATGAAATCGGGCCAGCAGGCCATACAGGCTGGCATGAATGACATGCTGACCAGTTTACAAGCCTCTGTTGCGAAAATTGGCGCTGAGGGTGAAGGTGCCGGTGAGCGCATGGCACGACAGCTTGAGAAAATGTTTGCCGATAGCGAAGCGCGGGAAAAAGCCCAGGCAGAACATATGTCCGCCTTTATTGAAGCCATTCAGAATTCAGTGCAGCAGGGACAAAGCGCAACCATGGAAAAAATGGCGACCTCAGTCGAAGCACTCGGGGAGCAGTTGGGCAGTCTGTTTGGCCAGATAGATAAGGGGCAGCAACAGATATCAGCGAACCAGCAGGCTAACCAGCAGTCTCTGCACGAACAGACGCAGCGTGTGATGAGTGAAGTAGACGATCAGATCAAACAGCTGATTGAAACCGTTGCTAGTCAGCATCAGGCAACCACCGAAACGCTGAACAAATTCGCAGAACAGACCAACCGACAGATTCAGGATATGCAAAGCGGCGCGGATAAAATGCGTGTTGCCGCCGAGCGTTTTGAACACGCAGGCGATAAGGTGTCGGAGGCGAATCACCTGACGGCTGATGTACTGAATAAAGCGCAATCGGCGGGTTCATCGCTCTCCCTTGCCACCAGTGAACTCACGTCAGTAGTGAGCGATTATCGTAACAATCGAGAAGCCGTCAGCAAATCCATTGCCATGCTCGAATTGCTCGCAGCAAATACCCAGTCAGAACAAACCACCCGTAGTCAGTTCATCACCGATCTTAAGCAGCACGCAGAGCGCTTACAGAGCTATAACCGTGAAGCGCAGACCTTTATGGAAAATGTCAGCGATGTGCTTGGGAAAGGCTTTGAAGACTTCTCAGAAGGTGTTTCACGCAGTCTCGACAAGACGCTGGGCAAACTGGACGTCGAAATGGCGAAAGCCTCTAATCTGCTTGCGGGCTCCGTCGAACAGATCGGTGAAAGCGTCAGCGAGCTTGATGATGTTCTGTCTCGCGTGCGTGCCTGA